The Raphanus sativus cultivar WK10039 chromosome 2, ASM80110v3, whole genome shotgun sequence genome includes a region encoding these proteins:
- the LOC108833044 gene encoding uncharacterized protein At3g43530-like: MVKEENGYEIMEIKIMTGRSKRGGKRQTKKKNNNSTREKVVEHNPPPVAEGLSDENQTDHHSATSLECQPLPPDELYFKNTKFTKSCKIPSKCSVSGTVNLLKKLTPKDESPELDWFKNHPQFCHIFHMPDEPNLRLLDRHFGSHKEITMESVREKLLSMSACGDRLRMAVLYFLGTVIRAKARYNAPFDSFILRVVNDVEISLNARFRERVAGCFSSCPRMCKKRFQSNSMKGYSLQDLYDTLGNTTVFNSVLVPSVDEEPLMARILEGESDYENEGQGLYELDVAAREFPKKKDKGKGKVNEEASSSDHGLEDVLKEVEERLMASLSEVIVKVETMDNKLGVVEKSHVILKRRSKRMKAMEKRLEGIERTQDHLKLKAKKKKTLEERLDGIEKEMNKHEKEKENADSFEYQTLDTFWNDGRYNSNGVNPTDEKVSEEEAQKEDKNFEKEKGPEAEAQAEEAQKKDIGSRKRKNLRLKLKLKRLRKKIKVLRKRKNLRLKLKLKSLRKKIKEIGTEKAETEKEVETEKEDEKLEKEAEKEPKDTPTLPRGSTKAATNRSIAEWTPRTRFVLSWDEAKETQQQWTLSLCKSNDVGDEGAPGVDETDEGAPGVDETDEEALVVDETDERAPAVDETDEGAHAVDETDEGDPARIGVKHRR, translated from the exons ATGGTTAAGGAGGAGAATGGTTATGAGATTATg GAGATTAAGATAATGACAGGCCGTAGTAAGCGGGGAGGGAAAAGGCAgactaagaaaaaaaacaacaattccACAAGAGAAAAGGTTGTCGAACACAACCCTCCTCCAGTAGCAGAAGGGCTTTCAGACGAGAATCAGACTGATCATCATTCTGCAACATCTCTG GAATGTCAACCATTGCCACCTGATGAACTATACTTCAAGAACACAAAATTCACCAAGTCGTGTAAGATACCGAGCAAATGCTCAGTGAGCGGAACAGTGAACCTCTTGAAGAAGCTTACGCCCAAGGATGAGTCGCCCGAGTTGGATTGGTTCAAAAACCACCCTCAGTTTTGCCACATTTTCCACATGCCGGATGAACCAAACTTGAGGCTGCTGG ATAGGCATTTTGGCTCGCATAAGGAGATAACAATGGAATCTGTGAGAGAGAAGTTGCTGAGTATGAGTGCGTGTGGGGATCGACTCAGGATGGCGGTGCTCTACTTCCTAGGCACGGTTATCAGAGCGAAGGCAAGGTACAATGCCCCATTCGACTCTTTCATTTTAAGAGTCGTCAACGATGTGGAAATTT CTCTGAATGCACGATTCAGAGAACGTGTAGCTGGCTGTTTCAGCTCCTGCCCGAGGATGTGCAAGAAGCGGTTCCAAAGTAACAGCATGAAAGGTTATTCACTCCAGGATTTGTACGACACGCTTGGAAACACTACG GTCTTTAATAGTGTTTTGGTTCCAAGTGTTGATGAGGAACCTCTCATGGCACGTATATTGGAAGGGGAGTCAGACTATGAAAATGAAGGA CAAGGACTCTATGAGTTAGATGTGGCTGCAAGGGAGTTTCCTAAGAAAAAAGACAAAGGAAAAGGGAAAGTGAATGAAGAAGCATCCTCCTCTGATCATGGTTTGGAGGATGTTTTGAAAGAGGTTGAAGAGAGGTTGATGGCTTCTTTGAGTGAAGTGATTGTGAAGGTAGAGACAATGGACAATAAGCTTGGTGTGGTGGAGAAGAGccatgttattttaaaaagaaggtCTAAGAGGATGAAAGCAATGGAGAAGAGGCTTGAGGGCATTGAGCGGACGCAAGATCATTTAAAACTGAaggccaagaagaagaagacattgGAGGAGAGACTTGATGGCATTGAGAAAGAAATGAATAAGCATGAGAAAGAGAAGGAGAACGCTGATAGTTTTGAGTACCAAACCTTGGATACTTTCTGGAATGATGGGCGTTATAACAGCAATGGAGTGAACCCAACAGATGAGAAAGTGAGTGAAGAAGAGGCTCAGAAGgaagataaaaattttgagaaagAGAAAGGACCTGAAGCTGAAGCTCAAGCTGAAGAGGCTCAGAAAAAAGATATAGGTTCGAGGAAGAGAAAGAATCTGAGGCTGAAGCTCAAGCTGAAGAGGCTCAGAAAGAAGATAAAGGTTCTGAGGAAGAGAAAAAACCTGAGGCTGAAGCTCAAGCTGAAGAGTCTCAGAAAGAAGATAAAA GAGATTGGAACAGAGAAGGCTGAAACGGAAAAGGAGGTTGAAACAGAAAAGGAGGATGAGAAACTCGAGAAGGAGGCTGAAAAGGAACCCAAGGATACTCCTACACTACCACGTGGTAGTACTAAGGCAGCCACGAATAGATCAATAGCGGAATGGACACCACGTACGAGATTTGTTCTTTCGTGGGATGAAGCGAAAGAGACACAACAACAGTGGACTCTTTCGCTTTGCAAGAGCAATGATGTTGGAGATGAGGGAGCTCCTGGTGTTGATGAGACGGATGAGGGAGCTCCTGGTGTTGATGAGACGGATGAGGAAGCTCTTGTTGTTGATGAGACGGATGAAAGAGCTCCTGCTGTTGATGAGACGGATGAGGGAGCTCATGCTGTTGATGAGACGGATGAGGGAGATCCTGCTCGTATTGGGGTGAAGCATAGGCGGTGA
- the LOC108833043 gene encoding pentatricopeptide repeat-containing protein At4g01400, mitochondrial, which produces MIRRPIYNSSAVSRHPTSPISSFLRSLFSTYSSENNNEPIVSKRNPKSPFGSPTRVQKLIASQSDPLLAKEIFDHASQHPSFRHSQSSHLVLILKLGRSRHLNLIDDVLANHRSSGYPVTGELFTYLIKVYAEAKLPDKVFRTFYKMLEFNFTPQPKHLNRILEVLVSHRGFLHKAFELFKSARLHGVMPNTRTYNILMQAFCLNDDLSIAYKLFGKMLERDVVPDVESYRILIQGFCRKGQVNAAMELLEDMLNKGFVPDRLSYTTLLNSLCRKTQLREAYKVLCRMKLKGCNPDIVHYNTMILGFCRQGCAMDARKVLEDMSSNGCSPDSVSYRTLIVGLCGEGMFEEGKKYLQEMILNGFFPHFSVSNCLVKGFCSFGKVEEACDVVELVMKNGNALHSDTWEMIVPIICKEDDSEKLKMFIEDAMKVEIRGDTRLVDAGISLGSYLSSKLQMKRKNVRERRRL; this is translated from the coding sequence ATGATTCGCCGGCCGATCTACAACTCCTCCGCCGTGTCTCGTCACCCAACTTCTCCAATCTCTTCATTCTTACGTTCTCTATTCTCTACTTATTCATCTGAAAACAACAATGAACCCATTGTATCAAAGCGGAACCCTAAATCCCCATTCGGGTCTCCGACCCGGGTCCAAAAGCTCATAGCTTCGCAATCGGATCCTCTCCTCGCCAAAGAGATCTTCGATCACGCCTCCCAACATCCCAGTTTTCGCCACTCCCAATCTTCTCACCTCGTCCTCATCCTCAAACTCGGCCGTTCTAGACATTTGAATCTCATCGACGACGTTCTCGCCAATCACAGATCGAGTGGTTACCCAGTCACTGGAGAGCTTTTCACGTATCTGATCAAAGTCTACGCGGAAGCAAAGCTACCGGATAAAGTGTTTCGAACGTTTTACAAAATGCTCGAGTTCAATTTCACGCCACAGCCCAAACATCTGAATCGGATCCTCGAGGTCCTCGTGAGCCATAGAGGTTTTCTCCACAAAGCTTTTGAGCTTTTCAAGAGTGCGCGGCTTCACGGGGTGATGCCCAACACGAGAACATACAACATACTGATGCAAGCGTTCTGTCTGAACGATGACTTGAGTATTGCATACAAGCTGTTCGGTAAAATGCTTGAGAGAGATGTCGTCCCTGATGTGGAGTCTTATAGGATTCTGATACAAGGGTTTTGCAGGAAAGGACAAGTGAATGCTGCTATGGAGTTACTTGAAGATATGTTGAATAAAGGGTTTGTACCCGATAGGTTGAGTTACACTACATTGTTGAACAGTTTGTGTCGGAAGACCCAGCTTAGAGAGGCTTATAAGGTTCTATGTAGGATGAAATTGAAAGGCTGTAACCCTGATATTGTGCATTACAACACGATGATTCTCGGGTTTTGCAGACAAGGTTGTGCTATGGATGCCAGGAAGGTTCTTGAGGATATGTCGTCTAACGGTTGCTCGCCTGATTCGGTCTCGTATAGGACATTGATTGTGGGGTTGTGTGGTGAAGGGATGTTTGAGGAAGGCAAGAAGTATCTACAAGAGATGATATTAAACGGGTTTTTCCCTCACTTTTCGGTTTCTAATTGTTTGGTGAAAGGGTTTTGCAGCTTTGGGAAAGTAGAAGAAGCATGTGATGTGGTGGAGCTTGTGATGAAGAATGGGAATGCATTGCATTCGGACACTTGGGAGATGATAGTTCCTATTATCTGTAAAGAAGATGACTCTGAGAAGCTCAAAATGTTTATTGAAGATGCTATGAAAGTAGAGATAAGGGGTGATACCAGACTCGTTGATGCGGGTATCAGTTTAGGGTCTTATCTTTCTAGTAAGCTACAGATGAAACGTAAGAATGTCAGAGAGAGGAGACGTTTGTAG
- the LOC108843331 gene encoding extensin translates to MFNNRQSRRRFRLGNLARLVQLRQSVSNQPQPPQQPPLPPKDHQEVLLQSPPQSPAFQQPPYQLSSPMPSPSTLPPSNSKHGENQQPSPRLEPRSPAFQTQPQSPSLPPRPEPKASPPPLSPKSKRESQPHTTAPPTSKPPPSPQKLCESQPPPQEPKSSPLLPALQPQPQSPSFLLHPNKFSSPMPSPSTVPSSLSISGENSQSPPRVLSEQKSSSPSLLPPQSTESLQPQTTSPPVSKHLPSAQKQSDSLPRSVPPPPLTPEAKKLQSHPSKSIDETRFQSPFMSQASPPSFSGSHESQPPLPPPNSNTPPLNLNASEESHSERLPPSPRLSKSTEETQSRSLPPSLVSPPTLPESAEPQPPLPPPETKTLPSPPSTLKPHQEFHSQQSLPLLPDKSIDETRFKSLLPSQASPSSESGKSQLPLPPRETEAPASTLNGSKESESQPPPPLQPSKAIDETISQSTPPLPPSISESGEIQQPLPLPEAKISSPPLSLSKSDESRLPSPPPDTKTPPLTLNDAEESQSQPFLPSKATIETQLQASPQPHLPLPESKGTPSTLNTSAEAKDETLSQSSPPWHALPPSLSEPQHPKTKIPPATPSFSESGESQLSLPPTETKTLPSTLEAAEKSQTQPPPQQLPPSKVIDETSFKSSPQPPLPPPEAKIITPPPSILNTTEESTLPPSILPGEAKSTDPPSLPSIEEPKSTLSLPESSKQSSFLSPTDTKNLQSQPPMPPPQSRTQPLPLPQIKPNPIESPPPKPINTESHTSKDHHKDRNQNLDKPDAELMKIPAEITGEVKKNMGNEKTNTSATTMMMMMFVNSNVQGINTSLSLDSSSIDHEPGVHLTIGYDVFSSTLF, encoded by the coding sequence atgtttaataatcgACAATCTCGCCGGAGATTCCGGCTCGGCAACTTAGCTAGGCTTGTTCAATTACGTCAAAGCGTAAGCAATCAGCCACAGCCACCACAACAACCACCGTTGCCACCAAAAGATCATCAAGAAGTTTTGTTACAATCACCACCACAGTCACCAGCTTTTCAGCAGCCTCCATATCAATTGTCATCGCCAATGCCGTCACCATCAACACTCCCACCCTCTAATTCAAAGCATGGTGAAAATCAGCAGCCTTCGCCACGGCTGGAACCACGGTCCCCAGCATTTCAGACACAACCGCAGTCACCTTCACTTCCGCCACGGCCTGAACCGAAAGCATCACCGCCGCCACTTTCACCAAAATCAAAGAGAGAGTCTCAACCGCATACAACGGCTCCACCAACGTCAAAACCGCCTCCTTCACCGCAGAAACTGTGTGAATCTCAGCCGCCACCTCAGGAACCAAAGTCATCACCATTATTACCAGCACTACAGCCACAACCGCAGTCACCTTCATTTCTGCTCCATCCAAATAAATTTTCATCGCCAATGCCTTCACCGTCTACAGTTCCTTCGTCTCTTTCAATATCTGGTGAAAATAGCCAATCACCGCCACGTGTACTATCGGAACAGAAATCATCATCACCGTCACTTTTACCACCACAATCAACGGAATCGCTTCAACCGCAGACAACGTCACCACCGGTGTCAAAACATCTCCCATCAGCCCAAAAACAGAGTGACTCTCTGCCGCGATCGGTACCTCCTCCACCACTAACACCAGAAGCAAAAAAACTACAGTCTCATCCGTCTAAATCAATTGATGAAACTCGGTTCCAATCACCGTTCATGTCACAAGCATCACCACCATCATTTTCAGGATCCCATGAATCTCAGCCTCCTTTACCGCCACCAAATTCAAATACTCCACCGTTAAATCTGAACGCTAGCGAAGAATCCCATTCCGAACGGCTTCCACCATCCCCTCGGCTATCTAAATCTACAGAGGAAACTCAGTCCAGATCATTGCCTCCCTCGCTTGTGTCACCACCAACATTGCCAGAATCCGCTGAACCTCAGCCGCCCTTACCACCACCAGAAACCAAAACTCTGCCGTCTCCACCATCAACGCTAAAACCTCATCAAGAATTTCATTCACAACAGTCTCTACCGCTTTTACCGGATAAATCCATTGATGAAACTCGTTTCAAGTCATTGCTTCCCTCGCAAGCATCACCATCGTCAGAATCCGGCAAATCTCAGCTGCCTTTACCACCACGAGAAACCGAAGCTCCAGCGTCAACGCTGAACGGATCAAAAGAATCCGAGTCCCAACCGCCACCACCACTTCAGCCGTCTAAAGCCATTGATGAAACTATATCCCAATCAACACCTCCATTGCCACCGTCAATATCAGAATCAGGTGAAATTCAGCAGCCTTTGCCATTACCAGAAGCTAAAATTTCATCGCCGCCACTGTCATTGTCAAAATCCGATGAATCTCGACTACCTTCGCCACCACCAGACACCAAAACTCCACCGTTAACTCTAAACGATGCTGAAGAATCCCAGTCTCAACCTTTTCTTCCGTCTAAAGCGACTATTGAAACTCAGTTGCAAGCATCTCCTCAACCGCATTTGCCACTACCGGAATCTAAAGGTACACCGTCAACGCTAAACACAAGTGCAGAAGCCAAAGATGAAACTCTGTCCCAATCATCACCTCCGTGGCACGCATTGCCACCATCATTATCAGAACCTCAACATCCAAAGACTAAAATTCCACCGGCGACACCGTCATTTTCAGAATCCGGTGAATCTCAACTATCTTTACCACCAACAGAAACCAAAACCCTACCGTCAACACTAGAGGCTGCCGAAAAATCCCAAACTCAACCGCCTCCACAACAACTTCCTCCGTCTAAAGTCATTGATGAAACTTCGTTCAAATCATCGCCTCAACCACCTTTGCCACCACCAGAAGCCAAAATTATAACGCCTCCACCGTCAATTCTAAACACTACCGAAGAATCCACGCTTCCTCCGTCTATACTGCCAGGAGAGGCCAAATCTACTGATCCTCCCTCGCTGCCGTCTATTGAAGAACCTAAATCGACACTGTCACTACCTGAATCTAGCAAACAATCATCATTTTTGTCACCAACAGATACTAAAAATCTCCAATCTCAACCACCTATGCCACCACCACAATCTCGAACACAGCCTCTGCCGTTACCCCAAATTAAACCTAACCCAATCGAGTCTCCTCCTCCGAAACCAATAAACACCGAATCTCACACTTCAAAAGATCATCACAAGGATCGAAATCAAAATCTAGATAAACCAGACGCTGAACTCATGAAGATTCCGGCTGAGATCACCGGGGAAGTTAAGAAAAACATGGGAAATGAGAAGACAAACACATCGGcgacgacgatgatgatgatgatgttcgTCAACAGCAATGTTCAAGGGATAAACACATCACTCTCACTCGATTCATCTTCTATCGATCATGAGCCAGGCGTCCACTTGACCATCGGTTATGATGTTTTTTCTTCAACcctgttttaa
- the LOC108840855 gene encoding uncharacterized protein LOC108840855 codes for MDTLSASVSSFNLPPLSRRSISGRFKPTINATATNLSKPPTSSSPSSFSHHKNLTFPRGISLTLPNAKPSRAPPSPPSPPPVHEKAASGFAAALVSVCQSKNCLGRTQEDVRRLMAFLEGEDKKRNNNKVLVNEVAERGKFGKHLKGLVKMLVTRGKSGILFDVLMEFKRICNELVLVRTTKLV; via the coding sequence ATGGATACTCTCTCTGCATCCGTTTCATCCTTCAACCTCCCTCCACTATCTCGTAGATCCATCTCTGGTCGCTTTAAACCCACCATTAACGCAACCGCTACCAATCTTTCAAAACCACCAACGTCGTCTTCTCCATCTTCCTTCTCCCACCACAAAAACCTTACCTTCCCCAGAGGAATCTCTTTAACTCTTCCGAACGCAAAACCCTCAAGAGCTCCACCATCTCCTCCGTCTCCTCCTCCTGTGCACGAGAAAGCGGCGTCAGGATTTGCTGCGGCGCTCGTTAGTGTTTGTCAATCGAAGAACTGTCTTGGTCGGACTCAAGAAGATGTCAGGAGGCTGATGGCGTTTCTTGAGGGAGAAGACAAAAAGAGGAACAACAACAAGGTCTTGGTCAATGAAGTTGCTGAGAGAGGTAAATTTGGTAAACATTTGAAGGGCTTGGTCAAGATGTTGGTTACAAGAGGCAAATCTGGGATTCTCTTTGATGTCTTAATGGAGTTTAAGAGAATCTGTAATGAATTGGTCCTTGTCCGTACAACAAAGCTTGTCTGA
- the LOC108834598 gene encoding aluminum-activated malate transporter 10-like: protein MASKEEAWKLEWRISVDNGTTERLVPTYGPSKRIFLWLKGFVMKVILERIAKSMRNIWRIGADDPAKVVHCLKVGLALSLVSIFYYMRPLYDGVGGNAMWAIMTVVVVFESTVGATFSKCVNRVVATILAGTLGIAVNWVAAQSGKAEIFVTACSVFLFAFTATYSRFFPSFKSRFDYGAVIFILTFSLVSVGGYRVDKLFDMAQQRASTIAIGTCICIVITVFLCPIWAGSQLHRLVQCNLVKLADSLDGCVEEYFKMKDISTNEDKETNMKLQGFKCVLNSKGTEEAMANLARWEPAHGSFNFRHPWQQYVKIGAAMRRCAYCLENLSICMSYEAEVPDQVKNHFGEACMKLSSASSKMLRELADMIKNTRKSSKIDYLVFDMNSAVQELQETLKAVPIETNKLEKEEDVKSEEDNKEGDRTMAMSLHEVLPVATLVSLLIENAARIQTTVEAVDELANLADFKQDSKKKIGSNNAT from the exons ATGGCGTCAAAGGAAGAAGCATGGAAGCTAGAGTGGAGGATAAGTGTTGACAATGGGACAACCGAGAGATTGGTTCCGACATATGGACCTAGTAAAAGGATCTTTCTTTGGCTAAAGGGGTTTGTAATGAAGGTTATCCTGGAGCGAATTGCAAAGTCTATGAGGAACATATGGAGGATTGGGGCAGATGATCCAGCAAAAGTTGTTCACTGTTTGAAAGTAGGacttgcactttcattggtctCAATCTTCTATTACATGAGACCTTTGTATGATGGCGTAGGAGGAAATGCTATGTGGGCTATCATGACTGTTGTAGTCGTCTTTGAATCCACTGTTG GAGCAACATTCTCCAAATGTGTGAACAGAGTGGTGGCAACTATATTAGCTGGAACACTAGGCATTGCTGTTAATTGGGTTGCAGCTCAATCAGGAAAGGCTGAGATTTTTGTGACTGCATGCTCTGTTTTCCTCTTTG CCTTCACAGCTACTTACTCGCGGTTTTTCCCATCATTCAAATCCAGATTCGACTATGGAGCAGTGATCTTTATCCTTACATTTAGTCTAGTCTCAGTAGGAGGTTACCGAGTAGATAAGCTGTTTGATATGGCTCAGCAAAGAGCATCAACTATTGCAATTGGAACATGTATCTGCATTGTCATTACTGTCTTCTTATGTCCAATATGGGCAGGATCTCAGCTTCACCGCCTTGTTCAATGTAACTTAGTCAAACTTGCCGACTCATTAGACG GCTGTGTAGAAGAGTACTTCAAGATGAAAGACATCTCAACAAATGAAGATAAAGAAACTAACATGAAGTTGCAAGGATTCAAATGTGTACTTAACTCCAAGGGAACAGAGGAAGCCATG GCGAATCTAGCTAGATGGGAACCTGCACATGGAAGCTTTAACTTCCGGCATCCATGGCAACAATATGTAAAGATAGGGGCTGCTATGAGGAGATGTGCTTATTGCCTTGAGAATCTTAGTATCTGCATGAGCTATGAAGCAGAGGTACCAGACCAAGTCAAGAATCATTTTGGAGAAGCTTGTATGAAACTGAGCTCAGCTTCTTCAAAAATGTTGAGAGAGTTAGCGGATATGATCAAGAACACGAGAAAATCTTCCAAGATAGATTACCTGGTGTTTGATATGAACTCAGCAGTACAAGAGCTTCAAGAAACCTTAAAAGCTGTTCCAATCGAAACCAACAAacttgaaaaagaagaagatgttaAATCTGAAGAGGACAACAAGGAAGGAGACAGAACCATGGCGATGAGCCTACATGAAGTCCTTCCGGTTGCTACTTTGGTCTCCCTGTTGATCGAAAACGCAGCTAGGATTCAAACAACCGTCGAAGCAGTGGATGAGCTGGCAAATCTTGCAGATTTCAAACAAGATTCAAAGAAGAAAATAGGAAGCAACAACGCTACCTAA